Proteins encoded by one window of Candidatus Obscuribacterales bacterium:
- a CDS encoding GntR family transcriptional regulator: MAAKPTIPNLVPSPRTSQANVTQHLRRLILAGHLPPGTRLVQADLAASLQMSVTPIREALRQLSSEGLIDLDAFRGAVVHTPTLAELEEIFDIRAALIPLSVRKSIGQVTHAQLQAAEALLDQMDTEPDQAEWIVLNRDFHRLLHGPVPTSHLHNVLQRLSDIATLYINLSFTQHPGQRASADAEHRAILAAYRAKDVDQATHLLLSHINSTLDSARIVLDPQ; this comes from the coding sequence ATGGCCGCCAAACCTACGATTCCTAACCTTGTGCCCAGTCCTCGCACCAGCCAGGCAAATGTCACCCAGCATCTGCGGCGATTGATTCTGGCAGGGCATTTGCCCCCCGGTACCCGTCTGGTTCAGGCTGACCTAGCGGCATCTTTGCAGATGAGTGTCACCCCCATCCGCGAAGCCCTGCGGCAACTGAGTAGTGAGGGCTTGATTGACCTAGATGCCTTTCGCGGAGCCGTGGTTCATACCCCTACCTTGGCAGAGCTCGAAGAAATTTTTGACATTCGTGCTGCTCTCATCCCCCTCTCCGTGCGTAAAAGTATAGGGCAGGTGACCCATGCCCAACTGCAAGCCGCCGAAGCATTGCTGGATCAGATGGACACCGAACCTGACCAAGCCGAATGGATTGTGCTGAATCGCGACTTCCACCGGCTGCTCCACGGCCCCGTCCCCACCTCCCATTTGCATAATGTTCTCCAACGCCTGTCTGATATTGCCACCCTCTATATCAATCTATCGTTTACCCAGCATCCTGGTCAGCGCGCCTCCGCCGATGCCGAACACCGGGCCATCCTAGCTGCCTACCGCGCCAAAGACGTAGACCAAGCTACCCACCTATTGCTCAGCCACATTAACTCAACCCTAGACTCTGCTCGCATAGTGCTTGACCCCCAGTAG